The DNA sequence TATGCTGGGCGCACTCGTCGCCGCAGGCTTTGCAGATTTCGGCACACTCTTTCAGCAGATGCGCAGCGTGCGCAGAGCCGCGAGCTACGAAGCGGGCTGTGAGGGCACAGATGTCGGCACAGTCCCGGTCGAGGCTGATGCAGCCAACCATCATTTTTACATCGTTTTCTTGCAAGCAGGCGGTGGCGCAATGTTCGCAGGCGGCAACGCAGGCGTTGAGGGCGTCGAGCAGGGATTGATTTTGGGTAGGCATGGGAAGAGAAGTTAGCGGTTGATAGTTGCTTCTAGTATACCTGCCCCCTACCCACCCGGTTCTACGTTATTTGTCCGTCAGCTTGCACTATTTGGTAACTCCGCATCCAGAGCGGCCGCTTCAGCGGTGGAAAGTAGCTGCTGCCGATAAGCGGACGGGGCGCACTGCGCAAACCGCCGAAACTGCCCGGAAAAGTGCGCCAGGCTACCGTAGCCCAGTAGCCGAGCAAGACGGCCGATGCCCAGCGGGGAAGTTCCCAGCAGCTCCTGCGCGTAAGTCAGCCGCTGGTGCGTGATGTAACTGAGTAGGCTCTCGTGGCCAGGCAGCCGGGCGAACAGGCTGTGCAACTGGCGCGTACTTACGCCCACCTCCTGCGCCAGCGTGGAGATAAAGTCGTGGTGCCGGAGCGTATCGGGGCGACGCAGTAACTCGTTGACCAGCTGCTTCACCTGCGCGGCCAGCACGTACTGCGGGTTTTCCAGCAGGGCAAAGCCAGCCGCCGCCAGCCCGGCCCGGATGCGCACCCAATCCAGCGCCTGGGCCGGGCCAGCTACGGTAGCCGCCCCCAGGCGCACGGCGAGTACCCGCAGCCCCAGGCTTTCTAATTCACGCCGCACGACGCGAATACCGCGCGAGCAAACCATGTGCTTAATGTATAGCACACAGCGGCCACTGTCGGGCGTGAGGGAATAGTCAAAAGACATAATTGATTTTTAGGGGAGAGCGGCACCGGATTCCGGCCGGCGGGGAGGCATCGAGGCTTACTTCACCGCAGCCGCGCGGGCATTGGGCGGTAAAAACAGCGCCTGCCATGGCTGCCCGATCATGAAGCCTACGGCGACAGCCAACGCGGCGTAGCGCAGGCCTGACAGCGCTTCCTTGTTGGGGAGGGAAAACCCAGAAAGTGTGAGGAAGTGGGCGTGGTCAGGCCACGTCAATGAGCAAACGAAAAAGCCCGCCCCGGCCATAGCGTAGCTATGCCGGCGCGAGCCTTAGCGCGTCAGAAAAATCAGACAGTCAGCGACTGAACGAAAATGCGGATGTCGGGTATTTTAGGCTTTAAGCGCCGGGGTGGCACTAACGTAACCGCCTGGGTAAGGTCCCACTGGCCGGCCTGGGGACGGAAGTAAAACGCAACAGACGCCGGCAACATAGCTGGGGTAGGCACAATCAACTGCTTCTGCACCGGCGAAGTCAGCGACGAAAGCAACGAGGCCGACTTGTCCTTGCAGCAGTCGTGGCTGGTGGTCGACCTCGATGAATGGCCCTTACGCTTGCCGGGGTGTTCCGCCTGGTCTCCGTGACCGTGACAGCCCGGATGCGCAGGCATTTCGGCGGCTTCATGGTGCGCCAGGCCCGCCGCGTACGGGGCCACCACCACCGGGTTTACCGTGGCGCACCAGCACTGCCCCACGAACACGTTGACGAAGACGAGCAGGAAGCTCGTCGCCAGCAAACGGCGAAAGGGGAACAGGATACGGAACATAACGGGCACTAAGCAACCGCGAAAACAGACTTATCCCCGGTAAGGAGTGGGACTGATCAGTTAACTGCAAAGCCTGCAAAGGGTTTACGCCCTGCCCCCGGAGGAAACCAGCCGCAGGAAAATACGGCACTGAGTAGCATTTCAGGCTGTTCCGCAAGTGCAATGGGCTGTTACCAAAAACTATTCGTTGTCGGGGTTTTGTAAGTACGAAGCCAGATTTTATAAACTTGTATGAGCGGGCAACGGTAAACAAACCGGAATTTAATTGGCCTCGAACGGCGGTATTGTCCGTCAAATTATGCAATTCTGCGGCGGTATTCAGTACCAATTTCGCTGGGCGAGCGTCGTTTCTTTGTAGAGTGGCTGCGGGCTTCCTCTTCTGAGTAGCCGTGCCCGGCAACCACATAGTAACCTGCTGTAATGGAACCAACTACCAAAACCGAAACCCTCGACATCGAAGGCATGACCTGCGCCTCGTGCGCGGCGGCCGTGGAAAAGTCGCTGAGCCGGGCCCCGGGCGTACAGAGTGCGCTGGTTAATTTCGCCACCGAAAAAGCCACCGTACAGTACCTGCCCGGCCAGGCCAGCCCGGCCACCCTGAAGGAGGCCGTCGTCAATGCTGGCTACAGCGTGACCGAGCGCCCCCCCGATACCAGCGCGGCCGAGCGTAGCGCCGAAACCGACCGCCAGAAAGCCCTGGCCTACCAGAAGCTCAAGCGCCGCTTCTGGGTGGCCGTGGGCCTGGTCGTTGTCATCATGCCGCTGAGCATGCTGATGCTCTGGCCCGCAATGATGCAGCGTGTGAATGTGCAGTGGCTCAACTACCTGCTGCTGCTGCTGACGCTACCCGTGCTGGGCTACAGCGGGCGCGAATTCTACGTGTCGGCCTGGAATGGCTTCAAGCACCGATCGGCTAACATGGACACGCTCATTGCCGTAGGCACCGGCGCAGCGTTTTTCTACAGCCTGGCGGCCACCGTGGTGCCCGGCTTTTTCACTAGCCGGGGCCTGATGCCCGAGGTGTATTACGACACCACGGCCACAATCATTGCCCTGATTCTGCTGGGCAAGGTGATGGAACTGCGCGCCAAAACCCAGACTTCGGCCGCCATGCGCAGCCTCATCGGCTTGCAAGCCAAAACGGCCCGCGTGGTGCGCCCCGGTGGTGCGGAAGTCGATGTGCCCATTGAGCAGGTGCAGCTTGGCGACATCGTGGTGGTGCGCCCCGGCGAAAAGGTGGCCACCGACGGCCGCATCACCGAAGGCCAGTCGTCGCTCAACGAAGCCATGCTCACCGGCGAAAGCCTACCCGTGGAGAAGCAAACCGGTGACTCAGTGTTCGGGGCTACCCTCAATAAAACCGGCTCATTCCGCTTCGAAGTAACCAAAGTGGGAGCCGACACCATGCTGTCCCAGATTGTGAAGCTGGTGGAAGACGCCCAGGGCAGCCGCGCCCCCATTCAGCGGCTGGCCGACAAAGTCAGCGCCATCTTCGTGCCCACGGTGGTGGTCATTGCCATTCTGACGTTCGTACTCTGGTTTGATTTGGCCCCGGTGGATACGCGTTTGCCACTGGCCCTAGTCAACTTTGTGGCCGTGCTCATCATTGCCTGTCCCTGCGCGCTGGGGCTGGCCACGCCCACGGCCATCATGGTTAGCACCGGCAAGGGTGCCGAGCACGGGGTGCTGATTCGCAACGCCGAAGCGCTCGAAAAAGCCTACCAGGTAAACACCGTGCTGCTGGACAAAACCGGCACCATTACCAAAGGCGAACCGGCCGTAACGGACTTCGTGGCCCCCGGCCAGGACGGCCCGCGCCTGTTACAACTAGTGGCCGCCGTGGAGCGGCAAAGCGAGCACCCGCTGGCCGAGGCCGTGGTGCGCCATGCCGACGACCAGGGCGCAGATAAGCTG is a window from the Hymenobacter nivis genome containing:
- a CDS encoding four-helix bundle copper-binding protein; translated protein: MPTQNQSLLDALNACVAACEHCATACLQENDVKMMVGCISLDRDCADICALTARFVARGSAHAAHLLKECAEICKACGDECAQHTHMQHCQECAAACRRCEEACRAGLAA
- a CDS encoding helix-turn-helix transcriptional regulator, giving the protein MSFDYSLTPDSGRCVLYIKHMVCSRGIRVVRRELESLGLRVLAVRLGAATVAGPAQALDWVRIRAGLAAAGFALLENPQYVLAAQVKQLVNELLRRPDTLRHHDFISTLAQEVGVSTRQLHSLFARLPGHESLLSYITHQRLTYAQELLGTSPLGIGRLARLLGYGSLAHFSGQFRRFAQCAPSAYRQQLLSTAEAAALDAELPNSAS
- a CDS encoding heavy metal translocating P-type ATPase — protein: MEPTTKTETLDIEGMTCASCAAAVEKSLSRAPGVQSALVNFATEKATVQYLPGQASPATLKEAVVNAGYSVTERPPDTSAAERSAETDRQKALAYQKLKRRFWVAVGLVVVIMPLSMLMLWPAMMQRVNVQWLNYLLLLLTLPVLGYSGREFYVSAWNGFKHRSANMDTLIAVGTGAAFFYSLAATVVPGFFTSRGLMPEVYYDTTATIIALILLGKVMELRAKTQTSAAMRSLIGLQAKTARVVRPGGAEVDVPIEQVQLGDIVVVRPGEKVATDGRITEGQSSLNEAMLTGESLPVEKQTGDSVFGATLNKTGSFRFEVTKVGADTMLSQIVKLVEDAQGSRAPIQRLADKVSAIFVPTVVVIAILTFVLWFDLAPVDTRLPLALVNFVAVLIIACPCALGLATPTAIMVSTGKGAEHGVLIRNAEALEKAYQVNTVLLDKTGTITKGEPAVTDFVAPGQDGPRLLQLVAAVERQSEHPLAEAVVRHADDQGADKLTATGFRAVEGKGAAATVDGQAVLIGNRRLLTDEGVTLSPELTAQAEQLLSQAKTLLYVAVAGQAVGLVGVADTVRDTSVAAIKKLQALGIEVVMMTGDNPQTAAQVAGQVGITRYFAEVLPADKAGKVKELQGEGRIVAMVGDGINDAPALAQADIGLAIGSGTDVAMEAAGITLMRSDLNGVVTAIELSRQTIRTIKQNLFFAFVYNTLGIPIAAGLLYPFFGILLSPMLAAGAMALSSVSVLTNSLRLRSFDNH